In Archangium violaceum, the following are encoded in one genomic region:
- a CDS encoding SRPBCC family protein, protein MRNLPGLTALVVVLVMGGARAAEDWEKVADGDVAIKARKRPDIPGGREVWAEGHLDVSIQDVQSALRDHESFRHWMPYVTESKVVSHEPDGRVTYTQLDFPIISNRDYVLRVVDEELLAADGTGVFRQRWFSQGKALPERSGVVRLYHNEGSWHFTPAGESRVRFIYRFTVEPGGSIPGFLAGVGQKDAVMDTVRAVEKRARKLATERASAR, encoded by the coding sequence ATGCGGAACCTGCCGGGCCTGACGGCCCTGGTCGTGGTGCTGGTGATGGGTGGCGCCAGGGCGGCGGAGGATTGGGAGAAGGTCGCGGACGGTGATGTGGCCATCAAGGCCCGCAAGCGTCCGGACATCCCCGGGGGCCGGGAGGTCTGGGCCGAGGGCCACCTGGACGTCAGCATCCAGGACGTGCAGTCGGCGCTGAGGGACCACGAGAGCTTCCGGCACTGGATGCCGTACGTGACGGAGTCCAAGGTGGTGTCCCACGAGCCGGACGGGCGCGTGACGTACACCCAGCTGGACTTCCCCATCATCTCCAACCGGGACTACGTGCTGCGCGTGGTGGACGAGGAGCTGCTGGCCGCGGATGGGACGGGGGTGTTCCGCCAGCGGTGGTTCTCCCAGGGCAAGGCGCTGCCGGAGCGCAGCGGCGTGGTGCGGCTGTACCACAACGAGGGCAGCTGGCACTTCACCCCGGCCGGCGAGAGCCGGGTGCGCTTCATCTACCGCTTCACCGTGGAGCCCGGGGGCTCCATCCCCGGCTTCCTGGCCGGCGTGGGCCAGAAGGACGCGGTGATGGACACGGTGCGCGCGGTGGAGAAGCGGGCACGCAAGCTGGCGACGGAACGGGCCTCGGCGCGCTAG
- a CDS encoding EamA family transporter: protein MSDAHAGRRGLTLPPIPAVLLSMVSIQGGAALAKGLFPALGATVTAGLRLTLAALVLLAVFRPPLARLSRAQWAAVIPYGVALGAMNLTFYLAIARIPLGLGVTLEFVGPLVLAVAGSRRLLDFLWVVVAAAGIVLLTPWSGTPGALDMTGVLLALFAGACWAAYILLGGRLSRLLPEGQGVAVGMVFATFTVLPFVLTSVGEARFTPALLLAGLGVAILSSALPYTLEMIALRALPSRTFGILMSLEPAVGTLMGLVFLGERLTLLQWLAVGLVSAASAGSTLTARRVPPPIEA from the coding sequence ATGTCCGATGCACATGCTGGCCGCCGCGGTCTGACCCTTCCGCCCATTCCGGCGGTGCTGCTCTCCATGGTGAGCATCCAGGGAGGCGCGGCGCTCGCGAAGGGACTGTTCCCGGCGCTCGGCGCGACGGTGACGGCCGGCCTGCGCCTCACGCTGGCCGCGCTCGTGCTGCTCGCCGTCTTCCGTCCCCCCCTCGCGCGCCTCAGCCGCGCGCAGTGGGCCGCCGTCATCCCCTATGGCGTGGCGCTCGGCGCCATGAACCTCACCTTCTACCTCGCCATCGCGCGCATCCCCCTCGGGCTGGGCGTCACGCTGGAGTTCGTCGGGCCGCTCGTGCTCGCGGTGGCCGGCTCCCGGCGGCTGCTGGACTTCCTGTGGGTGGTGGTGGCCGCCGCGGGCATCGTCCTGCTCACGCCGTGGAGCGGGACGCCCGGCGCGCTCGACATGACGGGCGTGCTGCTGGCGCTCTTCGCGGGGGCGTGCTGGGCGGCGTACATCCTGCTCGGCGGGCGGCTGTCCCGGCTGCTCCCCGAGGGGCAGGGCGTCGCGGTCGGGATGGTGTTCGCGACCTTCACGGTGCTGCCCTTCGTCCTCACGAGCGTGGGCGAGGCGAGGTTCACCCCCGCGCTGCTCCTGGCGGGCCTGGGGGTGGCGATCCTGTCGAGCGCGCTGCCGTACACGCTGGAGATGATCGCCCTGCGTGCCCTGCCCAGCCGCACCTTCGGCATCCTGATGAGCCTGGAGCCCGCGGTGGGGACGCTCATGGGCCTGGTGTTCCTGGGCGAGCGGCTCACGCTCCTGCAGTGGCTCGCGGTGGGCCTGGTGAGCGCCGCCTCCGCGGGCTCCACGCTCACGGCCCGCCGCGTCCCTCCGCCCATCGAGGCGTGA
- a CDS encoding YwiC-like family protein, which produces MSSLTVPTPPRPLLQGLLPREHGAYFQLGLPLATALLVSGAPAAALWLSGAAIACLLAHEPLLLLLGHRGARRGERDGGRARSWGIAVGLIGALCLVLGTLSLPAAARPFLALPLILGGEVLLLAWNHQERTLAGEVLAALALAAWAVPIAMAGDLPASTAMTLWGTYGLAFGLATLAVRTVIASHRPRAHRERLRCSGAALVTAFLLAAVAWALRSGLHPLCVAALLPVGLVALGLCVALPSPRRLKSIGWTLGVAGTLTSVLLGVGLT; this is translated from the coding sequence ATGTCCTCCCTCACCGTCCCCACCCCTCCCCGCCCGCTCCTCCAGGGACTCCTCCCCCGCGAGCATGGCGCGTATTTCCAGCTCGGCCTCCCCCTGGCCACCGCCCTCCTCGTCTCCGGCGCGCCCGCCGCCGCCCTCTGGCTCTCGGGCGCCGCCATCGCCTGCCTGCTCGCCCACGAGCCCCTGCTCCTCCTGCTCGGCCACCGGGGCGCCCGCCGCGGTGAGCGCGACGGAGGCCGTGCCCGCTCGTGGGGTATCGCCGTGGGTCTCATCGGCGCGCTGTGCCTCGTGCTCGGCACCCTGTCCCTGCCGGCCGCGGCGCGTCCCTTCCTCGCGCTGCCCCTCATCCTCGGCGGCGAGGTGCTGCTGCTCGCCTGGAACCACCAGGAGCGCACCCTCGCGGGCGAGGTACTCGCCGCGCTCGCGCTCGCCGCCTGGGCCGTCCCCATCGCCATGGCCGGCGACCTTCCCGCCTCCACCGCGATGACCCTCTGGGGCACCTATGGACTGGCCTTCGGCCTGGCCACCCTGGCCGTGCGCACCGTCATCGCCAGTCACCGCCCCCGCGCCCACCGCGAGCGGCTGCGCTGCTCGGGCGCCGCCCTGGTGACCGCCTTCCTCCTCGCGGCCGTGGCCTGGGCGCTGCGCTCCGGGCTGCACCCCCTGTGCGTGGCGGCGCTGCTTCCCGTGGGCCTCGTGGCGCTCGGGCTGTGCGTGGCCCTGCCCTCGCCCCGGCGGCTCAAGTCCATCGGCTGGACGCTGGGTGTGGCCGGCACCCTCACGTCGGTGCTGCTCGGCGTGGGTCTGACCTGA
- a CDS encoding TraR/DksA family transcriptional regulator, producing MNTWTNQAREALLQRRSSLRGLLRDNREEAEELREGRASEQADEAAEESVAEVLERLSERERRELRDIDDALVRIEQGGFGHCARCGGAIGRHRLLAIPEARHCMACSAQVER from the coding sequence ATGAACACGTGGACGAACCAGGCCCGGGAGGCCTTGCTGCAGCGACGGAGCAGCCTGCGCGGCCTGTTGCGTGACAACCGGGAGGAGGCCGAGGAGCTGAGGGAGGGGCGGGCGTCCGAGCAGGCCGACGAAGCGGCCGAGGAGAGCGTGGCGGAGGTGCTGGAGCGGCTGTCGGAGCGGGAGCGGAGGGAGCTGAGGGACATCGACGATGCGCTGGTGCGCATCGAGCAGGGTGGGTTCGGGCACTGCGCGCGCTGCGGTGGGGCCATCGGACGGCACCGGCTGCTGGCCATCCCGGAGGCACGTCACTGCATGGCGTGCAGCGCGCAGGTGGAGCGCTGA
- a CDS encoding pentapeptide repeat-containing protein — protein sequence MRATPNIHIENRELEGERLELTDKEAIYWLGPNITLRRCTLVLGVGGRHFVPMWGRFIDCTITAKREVAKEWFTSMRFEGCRFTGRFSGVGFGQRVGVDRWWEHGGIENCDFSEARLDQCSFHNCDMRTIRLPQWPCFTILDPIKHGRELLSVPWPGDFTPVILEGEHRDSEDTAAVTIYAPAEAKRSGATLEEFKAAVERFDFIVR from the coding sequence ATGCGCGCGACTCCCAACATTCACATCGAGAACCGAGAGCTCGAGGGCGAGCGGCTGGAGCTGACGGATAAGGAGGCCATCTACTGGCTTGGCCCGAACATCACGCTGCGGCGCTGCACCCTGGTCCTCGGGGTGGGAGGACGGCACTTCGTTCCGATGTGGGGAAGATTCATCGACTGCACCATCACGGCGAAGCGGGAGGTCGCGAAGGAGTGGTTTACCTCCATGCGATTCGAGGGCTGCCGGTTCACGGGCAGGTTTTCGGGGGTCGGGTTTGGTCAGCGAGTTGGTGTTGACAGGTGGTGGGAGCACGGAGGAATCGAGAACTGCGATTTCTCCGAGGCCCGACTTGACCAGTGCAGTTTCCACAACTGCGACATGCGGACGATCCGGCTCCCGCAGTGGCCATGCTTCACAATCTTGGACCCCATCAAGCACGGACGGGAGCTGCTGAGCGTTCCATGGCCGGGCGACTTCACCCCGGTCATCCTAGAGGGAGAGCACAGGGACTCAGAGGACACCGCGGCGGTGACGATCTACGCGCCGGCGGAGGCGAAGCGCTCGGGGGCGACGCTGGAGGAGTTCAAGGCGGCTGTCGAGCGATTCGACTTCATCGTGCGGTGA
- the sitA5 gene encoding SitA5 family polymorphic toxin: MPEEQWGPVRLEPQAEAELRARYERFCIVRGGGDCLGLLEDGPYLRADDRSTLALALAFGSVLDETHAALGRELNPKALLASIVWMAGIYMGLWLLPEPVTKGVAAVLTVALVAWLGIDTVWGLMDGWAELVMKARVATTFDELREAGVGFAKVLGTDAARAMVMAVTALSGRTMAEVGPALRSLPSFRLAQLQLGGQGGPAWVFVRLEQVQTVAASAEGALAVTVGPEGALAGAMMSRNSAGGASSSGSSANEVYRHRGGNRQVERNGERWHLPRGVSVNDIPAADPLGDQLQAAAKQVSTKWGRHMFTRDERAAYDRLLRRGLAHRANLLERQARGRWVERELQKLFPSLDCRGRGVDVVGSASQKYHYEILSGTDWNFELHGRRMASTFFRMIFF; this comes from the coding sequence TTGCCCGAGGAGCAGTGGGGGCCCGTCCGGCTCGAGCCACAAGCCGAGGCAGAGCTTCGAGCAAGGTACGAGCGTTTCTGCATCGTTCGCGGGGGCGGTGACTGCCTCGGGCTGCTTGAGGACGGTCCCTACCTTCGCGCCGATGACAGGAGCACTCTCGCCCTGGCCCTGGCCTTCGGCTCAGTCCTGGACGAGACGCATGCGGCGCTTGGGCGGGAGCTGAACCCCAAGGCGCTCCTGGCCTCTATTGTCTGGATGGCAGGCATCTACATGGGCCTGTGGCTGCTGCCGGAGCCAGTGACGAAGGGAGTAGCTGCGGTGCTCACGGTGGCGCTGGTGGCCTGGCTCGGCATCGACACCGTGTGGGGCCTCATGGACGGCTGGGCGGAGCTCGTCATGAAGGCGCGGGTAGCCACCACCTTTGACGAACTGCGTGAGGCCGGGGTGGGCTTCGCCAAGGTGCTGGGGACGGACGCGGCCCGGGCAATGGTCATGGCGGTGACGGCGCTCTCGGGGCGGACGATGGCGGAGGTCGGCCCGGCGTTGCGCTCACTGCCGAGCTTCCGGCTCGCGCAGCTGCAACTCGGGGGGCAGGGAGGTCCGGCGTGGGTGTTCGTGCGGCTGGAGCAGGTGCAGACGGTGGCGGCCTCGGCCGAGGGCGCCCTGGCGGTCACGGTAGGGCCCGAAGGCGCGCTCGCTGGCGCCATGATGAGCCGCAACAGCGCGGGGGGCGCCAGTTCAAGCGGATCCTCGGCCAACGAGGTGTACCGGCACCGCGGTGGCAACAGGCAGGTGGAGCGAAATGGCGAGCGGTGGCACCTGCCACGGGGAGTGTCCGTCAACGACATTCCGGCTGCGGACCCCTTGGGGGACCAGCTCCAGGCGGCGGCGAAGCAGGTGAGCACGAAGTGGGGGCGGCATATGTTCACCCGAGATGAGAGAGCGGCCTACGACCGGCTGCTCCGAAGAGGTCTTGCGCACCGCGCGAACCTACTCGAGCGCCAGGCGAGAGGTCGGTGGGTGGAGAGAGAACTCCAGAAGCTGTTCCCGTCGCTGGACTGCAGAGGCCGGGGCGTCGACGTGGTGGGGTCGGCGAGTCAGAAGTACCACTATGAAATCCTGTCCGGGACGGACTGGAACTTCGAGCTTCACGGACGGCGGATGGCGAGCACCTTCTTCCGTATGATCTTCTTCTGA
- a CDS encoding DUF2381 family protein has product MPPLELHLAPGVATVVEFEAPLLAGFEPPVCDGGFVQISRLNEGAWVFVATPALPADAPVLLTVNAEDGAEPLRFSLVTRGDAVDLWVRVVRAPASTDEDGAELMARRLLDAPDARATLAVPQEVAELNAHDSRGQVESVLWLGRRFFATVAVRSRKKGAPPWRLVQGRLRVMLADGVLLEWPAHVLSGGANAIGQRHVLTGLLPEGASRLELALDGQDSPGTFQPLRLEEALSRP; this is encoded by the coding sequence GTGCCACCGCTTGAGCTGCACCTCGCACCGGGCGTGGCCACGGTCGTCGAGTTCGAGGCGCCCCTGCTCGCCGGTTTCGAGCCGCCCGTGTGCGATGGTGGGTTCGTTCAGATCAGCCGCCTGAACGAGGGGGCTTGGGTCTTCGTCGCCACCCCGGCGCTGCCTGCGGACGCGCCGGTGCTCCTCACCGTCAACGCCGAGGATGGCGCCGAGCCGCTCCGCTTCTCGCTCGTCACGCGAGGTGACGCGGTGGACCTGTGGGTGCGCGTGGTGCGCGCTCCGGCGTCCACTGATGAGGATGGTGCGGAGCTGATGGCCAGACGGCTCCTCGACGCGCCGGATGCGCGTGCCACGCTCGCCGTCCCGCAGGAGGTGGCGGAGCTCAATGCACATGACTCGCGAGGGCAGGTCGAGTCCGTGCTGTGGCTGGGCCGACGCTTCTTCGCCACCGTGGCCGTGAGGAGCCGCAAGAAGGGGGCTCCACCGTGGAGACTGGTGCAGGGGCGGTTGCGGGTGATGCTCGCGGACGGTGTCCTGTTGGAGTGGCCCGCGCATGTGCTCTCGGGCGGGGCGAACGCGATAGGCCAGCGCCATGTCCTGACCGGGCTTCTTCCAGAGGGGGCCTCGCGTCTGGAACTGGCGTTGGATGGGCAGGACTCGCCAGGGACCTTCCAGCCGCTGCGCCTGGAAGAGGCTTTGTCGCGCCCATGA
- a CDS encoding serine/threonine protein kinase — translation MSSPLHPNQLRAGDMIRDFRIVRRLGVGGFAFVFLVERAGRRSSLKMAVRPASKVDEDRVDAWMRREVASLEHLEHPNLLPVIEWGRWPDSETGYAYFVTPYVSGSTFHAWRWRERATLYRCVGVLCEGLKLLEVLHERGVCHRDLKADNLLVRRGDDKPFLIDFGSVHPPWARTLTDGLAPGTLHCQPPEVVTFLVSEASRPGARLAARPAADLYAFGVLLYEALTNCRPFSTRLPLEQLLVAIASTPPVHPRRLDPELPEALCAIALWLLEKEPGKRPMSARVVREELERVRAEEGLTASWQAPAKWPAQCAWLQESFPDVDILEEVKEEPPEPESLLCPPLIAAGVARPHRFAAWVGRWSRRRTALPFVLGLVGVGWMLLRVACVPPGEDGLLAEPTASVSPASSAKGPQSVLSSAPTESPIHSSASEPSPSRWCALLTSLLGVSTAQLVGCATAPVRPDPIGYLAHCSAEARATPVKLGIKPDEQGSFLETGTAVSDESIEDGGALNLKPGPVTASMFVDMKGQELYLKITGEAVTTPNRVYIQFDRLYLLDGTSLPICGVAVDGLHQYGIPTYGKLPMLGAKVDPARVDKSPGSVVLNDPRFETVLQGPEGYYVPRIELAPPDWR, via the coding sequence ATGAGCTCGCCGCTGCATCCCAATCAACTTCGCGCGGGAGACATGATTCGGGACTTCCGCATCGTGCGCCGGCTGGGCGTCGGGGGCTTCGCGTTCGTGTTCCTGGTGGAGCGCGCGGGTCGTCGCTCCTCGTTGAAGATGGCGGTTCGGCCCGCTTCGAAGGTGGACGAGGATCGGGTGGATGCCTGGATGCGCCGCGAGGTGGCTTCGCTGGAGCACCTGGAACATCCCAACCTGCTGCCGGTCATCGAGTGGGGGCGGTGGCCCGATTCGGAGACGGGCTACGCCTATTTCGTCACGCCCTACGTCTCCGGGAGCACCTTCCACGCATGGCGTTGGCGCGAGCGCGCGACCCTCTACCGCTGCGTGGGCGTGCTGTGCGAGGGGTTGAAGCTCCTGGAGGTGCTCCATGAGCGGGGCGTGTGCCACCGGGACCTCAAGGCGGACAACCTCCTGGTGAGGCGGGGAGATGACAAACCCTTCCTCATCGACTTCGGCTCGGTGCACCCGCCCTGGGCCCGCACGCTGACGGATGGGCTGGCGCCGGGCACGCTCCATTGCCAGCCACCCGAGGTCGTCACCTTCCTGGTGTCCGAGGCCTCGCGCCCGGGTGCGCGCCTGGCGGCCCGGCCCGCCGCGGACCTGTATGCCTTTGGTGTGCTGCTGTACGAGGCACTCACCAACTGCCGTCCCTTCAGCACCCGGCTGCCGCTGGAACAACTGCTGGTGGCCATCGCCTCCACACCTCCCGTGCATCCCCGGCGGCTCGACCCCGAGCTTCCCGAGGCCCTCTGTGCGATAGCGCTGTGGCTGTTGGAGAAGGAGCCCGGCAAGCGGCCCATGAGTGCCCGCGTCGTGCGCGAGGAGCTGGAGCGGGTACGCGCGGAAGAGGGACTGACGGCCTCCTGGCAGGCCCCGGCGAAATGGCCCGCTCAGTGCGCGTGGCTCCAGGAGTCATTCCCCGACGTGGACATCCTGGAGGAGGTGAAGGAGGAGCCACCGGAGCCGGAGTCCTTACTGTGTCCTCCCTTGATCGCCGCCGGGGTGGCTCGTCCGCATCGGTTCGCGGCATGGGTGGGACGTTGGTCGCGGCGACGGACGGCTCTTCCCTTCGTGCTGGGGCTGGTCGGGGTAGGGTGGATGCTCCTCCGTGTGGCGTGTGTACCTCCTGGGGAGGACGGCTTGCTCGCGGAGCCCACCGCGTCGGTTTCTCCGGCGTCATCCGCGAAAGGACCGCAGTCCGTGCTCTCCTCAGCCCCTACCGAATCACCCATCCACTCCTCCGCCTCTGAGCCGTCTCCGTCTCGTTGGTGTGCGCTGCTCACCAGCCTGCTGGGAGTGTCCACCGCACAGCTCGTGGGGTGCGCCACCGCTCCCGTGCGGCCGGATCCCATCGGTTACCTCGCCCACTGCTCTGCCGAGGCTCGCGCCACCCCCGTCAAGCTGGGCATCAAGCCTGACGAGCAGGGCTCCTTCCTGGAGACGGGGACCGCGGTCTCGGACGAATCCATCGAGGATGGAGGCGCGCTCAATCTCAAGCCGGGCCCCGTTACCGCCTCCATGTTCGTCGACATGAAGGGCCAGGAGCTGTACCTGAAGATCACGGGCGAAGCGGTGACGACGCCCAACCGCGTCTACATCCAGTTCGATCGCCTCTACCTTCTGGACGGCACTTCGCTGCCCATCTGTGGTGTGGCCGTGGATGGCCTGCACCAGTACGGAATTCCGACGTACGGGAAGCTGCCCATGCTGGGCGCCAAGGTGGACCCGGCCCGGGTGGACAAGAGCCCCGGCAGCGTGGTGCTCAATGATCCGCGTTTCGAGACGGTGTTGCAGGGGCCCGAGGGCTACTACGTGCCGCGCATCGAGCTGGCGCCGCCGGACTGGCGCTGA
- a CDS encoding Uma2 family endonuclease: MASRRAPENGTERNAASVEAAFQAVPPEKVAEILDGELHVSPHPARPHVNVTSNLLPLIGAPFALGRGGPGGWVILHMPELHLGPRPDKLVPDLAGWRRERLPRAVGGDEAPAHYDLAPDWVCEVLSERTRSRDKGQKMRIYAREGVRHVWHVDPLARTLDIFRLMEGQWLLVHAFAGEETVRAEPFEAIDLELALVWSE, encoded by the coding sequence ATGGCCTCCCGTCGCGCTCCTGAGAATGGGACCGAGCGAAACGCCGCGTCCGTCGAGGCAGCCTTCCAGGCGGTTCCGCCGGAGAAGGTGGCGGAGATCCTCGACGGTGAGTTGCACGTCAGTCCTCATCCGGCCCGCCCACATGTCAACGTGACATCGAACCTGCTTCCACTCATCGGAGCGCCCTTCGCACTCGGCAGGGGAGGACCGGGCGGATGGGTCATCCTCCACATGCCGGAGCTCCACCTCGGCCCCCGGCCCGACAAGCTCGTGCCGGACCTCGCCGGGTGGAGGCGCGAGCGCCTGCCTCGCGCCGTCGGAGGGGACGAGGCCCCGGCCCATTACGACCTCGCCCCGGACTGGGTCTGCGAGGTCCTCTCCGAACGCACACGCAGCAGGGACAAGGGCCAGAAGATGCGCATCTACGCCCGCGAAGGCGTGCGGCACGTATGGCACGTGGACCCGCTCGCGCGCACGCTCGACATCTTCCGGCTCATGGAGGGCCAGTGGCTCCTCGTCCATGCCTTCGCCGGAGAGGAGACCGTCCGCGCCGAACCCTTCGAGGCCATCGACCTCGAGCTGGCGCTCGTCTGGTCCGAATAG
- the map gene encoding type I methionyl aminopeptidase, producing the protein MTDVSTVRIAPAVLPKPNDPCWCGSGTKYKKCHRGADSVDARKRGPEARPRGIRPGLISPIRSVPPHIPRPDYADTVSGRPSRTPAYSEVKSPEVIARIRRACKAAAEVLNAVGAHVRPGITTDELDAITHEEYIKRGGYPSTLNYYNFPKSLCTSVNEVICHGIPDNRPLEDGDIINLDVTIFLDGVHGDCSATFFAGTKDPEDERLVRITYESMMLGIEAVKPGLPINVIGRAIENHAHKHNLGVVRAFCGHGIGERFQTGLQIPHNYDPSANTIMQPGMVFTIEPMLTLGHWHHRVWDDGWTAVTADGSRTAQFEHTVLVTDTGVEILTVA; encoded by the coding sequence ATGACCGATGTCTCCACCGTGCGGATTGCACCCGCAGTGTTGCCGAAGCCCAACGACCCGTGCTGGTGCGGCAGTGGCACCAAGTACAAGAAGTGCCACCGGGGCGCGGACTCCGTCGATGCTCGCAAGCGAGGGCCCGAGGCCCGCCCGCGGGGCATCCGGCCGGGCCTCATCAGCCCCATCCGCTCCGTTCCTCCCCACATCCCGCGTCCCGACTACGCGGACACGGTCTCGGGGCGGCCGAGCCGCACTCCCGCCTACTCCGAGGTGAAGAGCCCCGAGGTCATCGCCCGCATCCGCCGCGCCTGCAAGGCCGCCGCCGAGGTGCTCAACGCGGTGGGGGCCCACGTGCGCCCCGGCATCACCACGGACGAGCTCGATGCCATCACGCACGAGGAGTACATCAAGCGCGGCGGCTACCCCAGCACGCTCAACTACTACAACTTCCCCAAGTCCCTCTGCACCTCCGTCAACGAGGTCATCTGCCACGGCATCCCCGACAACCGGCCGCTCGAGGACGGGGACATCATCAACCTCGACGTCACCATCTTCCTGGACGGGGTGCACGGCGACTGCTCGGCCACCTTCTTCGCGGGCACGAAGGACCCCGAGGACGAGCGCCTGGTGCGCATCACCTACGAGTCCATGATGCTCGGCATCGAGGCGGTCAAGCCGGGCCTGCCCATCAACGTGATTGGCCGGGCCATCGAGAACCACGCCCACAAGCACAACCTGGGCGTGGTGCGCGCCTTCTGCGGCCATGGCATCGGCGAGCGCTTCCAGACCGGGCTCCAGATTCCGCACAACTATGACCCCTCGGCCAACACCATCATGCAGCCCGGCATGGTGTTCACCATCGAGCCCATGCTCACGCTCGGCCACTGGCACCACCGGGTGTGGGACGACGGCTGGACGGCGGTGACGGCGGATGGCAGCCGCACGGCCCAGTTCGAGCACACCGTCCTGGTGACGGACACGGGCGTGGAAATCCTCACCGTGGCCTGA